The DNA region GTCTACCTGGCGACCTACACCCTGGGCAGCTTCCACATGTCGTTCTGGCGCTTCGGGCCGACCGAGGTCCGGATCTTGCTGATCGCCGGCAACCTGGCGCTGCTGCGCTGGCCGACGGCGCATCTGTTCGGCCGCGCCTTCCGCCTCTTCGACCTGGGCGGCGCGGTGGCCATCGCCGGCATGGCCGCGATGCTGGTGGTCTCGGCGGCGCGGCACATCGCGAAGCTCTACCGCGAGGAGCCGTTGCCGTGAGCCCCGCGAAGGAAGGATGGCGGCGGACCCTGCGGCGCTGGCTGCAGTACAACCTGGTGGGCCTGATCGGGATCGGCGTGCAACTGGGGACGCTGGAGGCGCTGGCCCGCCTGGCGCGTGTACCCTATCTCTGGGCGACGGTGCTGGCGGTCGAGGCCGCCATCCTGCACAACTTCCTCTGGCACGAACGCTATACCTGGTCCGACCGTGCCAGCGCCACCCTGGCCCACGCCCTGGCGCGGCTGGCGCGCTTCAACGGCACCACCGGCGCTATCTCTATCCTGGGGAACGTGGCAGTGATGCGCCTGCTGGTGGGCGTGGCCCACCTGCCCTACCTGCCCTCCAACATGCTGGCGATCTGCGCCTGCGGGCTGGTGAACTTTTGGGTCAACGACCGCTACGTCTTCCGCGCGCGCTGGCGCCTGCCTCTGGCCTGAGCGATTACACTCTCTGCATGCGTCTGCCGGAGGAGTTGCGCCGCGCGATCGAGCGCGAGGTGGCGGCGGTGGACGCGCGCCTGCTGCCGCGCGCCGCGCGCGAGCTCAGCCAACGCTACCAAGAGGGTGAACCCTCGGCGCTGCGCTCGCCCGCGCACCTGGCCGCGTATCTCCAGACCCGGCTGCCCGCCACCTTCGCCGCCAATCGCCGTGTTTTCGAAGAAGTCGCGGCGCGGATGCCGGGGCTCGCGCCGCGCAGCCTGCTCGATTTGGGCGCTGGGCCGGGCACCAGCATGTGGGCCGCGGCAGAGACCTTCCCCGGGCTGGAGAAGATCACGCTGGTCGAGCGCGAGGCGCCGCTGGTCGTCGCAGGCCGCCGGGTGGCGGCGCAAAGCCGCCACCCGGCAGTCGTGGGAGCGCAGTGGCTCCAGCAGGACGTGCTGGCAAAGGCTGCCGGCGAGCCCCACGACCTCGTGGTCATCTCCTATGCTCTGGCGGAGATCAGCGAGAAGGCCACGGCGCAGTTCCTGCGCGCCGCCTGGGACGCGGCCGCCACGCTGCTGGTCATACTTGAGCCAGGCACGCCGGCGGGCTTCGCGCGCGTACTGGCGGCGCGCACCGCGCTGCTCGACTGGGGAGCGCACCTGGTGGCGCCCTGCCCGCACGCCAAGGCTTGTCCCATGGCCCAGGCCGGCGACTGGTGCCACTTCGCCGTGCGCCTGGAGCGCTCCGCGGCCCACCGCCGGCTCAAGCAGGGCGCGCTCGGCTACGAGGACGAGAAGTTCTCGTATCTCGTTGCCGGGCGCGCGCCGGTGGAGCTGCCCGCCGCGCGCGTCATCCGCCATCCCCTGATCCGCCCCGGCCACATCCAACTCACGCTGTGCACGGCGAGCCGGCTGGAGCAGCGCACGGTCACCAAATCCCGGAAGGATGTCTACCGGCAGGCGCGCCAGGCGGAGTGGGGCGCGCCCTGGAGCGACTGAAGCGGGCCGGGCGCGCTATCATGGGCGCGCACAAGCGGGAGGCGCCCATGCTGGAGCTGGAGAGCGTGCGCATGGAATTCCCCGCCGACGCCAACCTCATCGTCGGCCAATCGCACTTCATCAAGACGGTAGAAGACCTCTACGAGGCGGTGGCCACCACCGTGCCACAGGCGAAGTTCGGCCTCGCCTTCAACGAGAGTTCCGGCCCCTGCCTGACCCGCGCCGAGGGCAACGACGAGGCACTGCGCGCCGCCGCCGTCCGCAACGCGCAGGCGCTCGCCGCCGGGCACACCTTCGTGCTCATCCTGCGCGACGCCTATCCCATCAACGTGATGGGCGCCATCCGGCGCGTGCCCGAGGTGTGCACTATCTTCTGCGCCACCGCCAACCCGGTGGAAGTGATCGTGGCGCGCAGCCCGCAGGGACGCGGGGTGCTGGGCGTGATCGACGGCAGCCCGCCCAAGGGCGTGGAAGGCCCCGAGGAGGCCGCCGCCCGCCGCGACTTCCTGCGCAAGATCGGCTACAAGCGCTGAGGGGGAGGAGGACCAG from Terriglobales bacterium includes:
- a CDS encoding GtrA family protein, producing the protein MSPAKEGWRRTLRRWLQYNLVGLIGIGVQLGTLEALARLARVPYLWATVLAVEAAILHNFLWHERYTWSDRASATLAHALARLARFNGTTGAISILGNVAVMRLLVGVAHLPYLPSNMLAICACGLVNFWVNDRYVFRARWRLPLA
- a CDS encoding small ribosomal subunit Rsm22 family protein, with product MRLPEELRRAIEREVAAVDARLLPRAARELSQRYQEGEPSALRSPAHLAAYLQTRLPATFAANRRVFEEVAARMPGLAPRSLLDLGAGPGTSMWAAAETFPGLEKITLVEREAPLVVAGRRVAAQSRHPAVVGAQWLQQDVLAKAAGEPHDLVVISYALAEISEKATAQFLRAAWDAAATLLVILEPGTPAGFARVLAARTALLDWGAHLVAPCPHAKACPMAQAGDWCHFAVRLERSAAHRRLKQGALGYEDEKFSYLVAGRAPVELPAARVIRHPLIRPGHIQLTLCTASRLEQRTVTKSRKDVYRQARQAEWGAPWSD
- a CDS encoding adenosine-specific kinase yields the protein MGAHKREAPMLELESVRMEFPADANLIVGQSHFIKTVEDLYEAVATTVPQAKFGLAFNESSGPCLTRAEGNDEALRAAAVRNAQALAAGHTFVLILRDAYPINVMGAIRRVPEVCTIFCATANPVEVIVARSPQGRGVLGVIDGSPPKGVEGPEEAAARRDFLRKIGYKR